One region of Pseudomonas glycinae genomic DNA includes:
- a CDS encoding non-ribosomal peptide synthetase, whose amino-acid sequence MFDNTSLRGTNPAQPDVCSLKPFDADLCVHGLFEAQVLRSPEAIAARWQQEAISYRELNTRANRLAHHLRKLGVGPDVRVGLCLERSLEMLVGVLAVLKAGGAYVPLDPAYPQARLAHMLADSAPPVVLTHGQASNVLRAALELSATAPTVLELADARDWDSLPADNLDPHSIGLTPRHLAYVIYTSGSTGTPKGVMVEHRGLVAVSADWARLYGLGEPINHLQMAGFSFDVFSADLIRALGFGGTLVLCPRDTLMDPPALYRLMREAQIGFADFVPALLNPLLAWVEETGHDLSFLRTVVCGSDIWTAHSARQLRRLCGDRVQIVQAYGVTEASIDSTCFELTESSQIDAVLPIGRALPNTRIHLLDTDGAPVAEGVAGELYIGGVGVARGYLNLPQLTAERFIDSPFVAGERLYRTGDLARYRADGQLEFLGRNDSQAKLRGLRLELGEIETRLADIPGVRESVVLLRQDSPGEPRLVAYYCEKPDSTLSPRLLREQLHISLPDYMVPTAFVRLDAMPLTANGKVDRPNLPAPDVEAFDQQDYQAPKGSLETALAAIWADVLGVEQVGRQDQFFALGGHSLLVMRVLAQVRHTLGLEVAPSTLFAAPVLAEFAERLQASQAAARPAITALERSGAQTLSSAQQRLWFLAQMEGGNAAYHMPLNLRLRGSLDVPALERSFNQLVARHAALRTTFIAVEGEGRQLVLPPAHSVRLTVTDVQGHDAQERLTRLIDEEGARPFDLSRGPLMRVSLLRLAVDDHVLLLTQHHIISDGWSMGVLTRELGQLYAAALQDRDDPLPPLPVQYVDYAVWQKQWLSGDVLEQQSRYWRETLTGAPVLLELPTDHKRPPVQDYLGGFVPLVFDEALTARLKALGMQQGTTLFMTLLAGFSLLLSRLSGQSDVVIGVPSANRPQQELEGLIGFFVNTLALRMTRSGAPSVAQWLQQARRVALDAQEHQDLPFEQVVELLNPPRSLAHSPLFQVLFAWEQDQDSDLLLTGLDVTPVESSHHVAKFDLQLALSERDGQIVGGLEYASGLFERGTVEQFGEYLRRVLTQMVEDSQQSLARIKLLSAEQHQQIVHDWNRTARDTASLPGCVARFETLARQTPDAVALLADREQMSYGELNRAANRLAHYLIEQGVGPEHRVGLCLERSPQMVIGLLAILKAGAAYVPFDPAYPSERLAFMFSDAAPTMLLTQSSLMAGLPANGAKICCLDTDASHWAQHPADDPHVTVSPEHLGYVLYTSGSTGRPKGVAHSRRALDNLIAWQLDQAAAPQRVLQFASLNFDVSFQEICSTLCQGGSLLLMTEDSRKDLAALRPTLVAEGVQRAFLPFAVLQQLAGLTEADAPMPAGGCEIITAGEALQINDELRGFVRGLGGAQLHNQYGPTETHVVSQFSLDCNDAESWPDAPPIGRPIANARLYVLDEHLNPVPVGVAGELYIAGACLARGYLNRPDLTAERFLPDPFSAEPGARMYRSGDLAKFQADGNVQYLGRIDQQVKLRGFRIELGEIDSLLHQQPGVQEAAVLLREDVAGDKRLVAYVVGTATSESLRAELQRQLPEHMIPSAWVRLSHLPLTRNGKLDRQALPAPERSAGATYEAPRNDTERQMAEIWAEVLKCERVGIHDNFFDLGGHSLLATRMIYAINQRMGAQLSLSSLFQTPVLRDLAARVSREDQSVEPAFIQIEPDRGNRHEPFPLTDIQQAYWFGREATVSLGGVSAHGYEELRIPEFDAERFELALNRMIQRHDMLRVVFLSDGTQQVLAQVPTYRMPRSDLRGLPADVAQRTLEATRERQSHQVLDASRWPLFEFSLSLLDDGITHLHISLDALIVDAASTQILARELMAFYLDPALELAEPGLTFRDYVLAEQQLRNGRRYEQALGYWRERVTTLAPAPDLPLVRQPESIANPHFTRRDRDMSAAQWAQLKAVAKQFAVTPSVMLLTAFSEVLALWSRTPRFTLSLPLFNRMPLHPDVDEIIGDFTSLVLLEVGIDGTQTFTDKARAVQAQLWRDIDHSVVSGVRVLRELSQARGVQQTAMPIVFNSTLSEAAPELAEFNLADALNAKHMHSITQTPQVWLDHTLLELEGRLLFNWDSIDELFPQGMIEQMFVAYNSLLDSLCEPAAWGANTPQMLPQARLPAPVDQQQTLPLMHELFERQALATPDALAVIGARQLTYAQLRNEARQLGSRLQAQGVLPNRLVAVVMERGWEQLVATLAILYAGGAYLPIEPSQPAERLRHILERAEASLVLTQPALLDRIEWPAHVTAIAVTDEVSNDELPLQPVQVDESDLAYVIYTSGSTGQPKGVVIDHRGAVNTLLDINRRFAVGPTDRVLAISSLSFDLSVYDFFGTLAVGAAVVILDPQLTLDPAHWLALIERHRVSLWNSVPALLGMLVEYVEGEGGALPASLRVAMLSGDWIPLTLPERAWALQPDLQLISLGGATEASIWSICYPVQQVDPAWRSIPYGKALDHQRFYVLDEALQVRPTWVAGQLYIGGIGLAKGYWRDEKLSAGSFFAHPLTGERLYRTGDLGRLLPDGNIEFLGREDNQVKVQGYRIELGEIEAALNRHPGVQSAVVRILGSTLGEKRLAGYVLKADPALQASDFSAYLSDKLPAYMIPPSFTFVEAWPLSSNGKVDKKRLPEPEQIEEQGPALEVEGPQEQRLVEIVQGVLKRESIAANANLLNLGATSIDIVRISNALSGALQFRPHVAQLLAQPTLLHLLGMYRQNRARQDLIGNVQQAPEPVQDIIEDPQQRAQFKAEQRGRRDFAQALPAVALDLPQDPAFARRLSDYRSVRQYDRQPIATQAFAHVLAALAQGQLDGEVKYQFPSAGGLYPIQAYLYVKPDRVLGVPGGAYYYDPRQHRLLALQSGALDPDTYDYFVNRPVYENAAFSLFFIADMAAIRPLYGERSRDFCHIESGAMAQLLSMTAVEHGLGLCGIGSVEEQQLTTLFDLGPSHELIYSMIGGLRTADEQHRARVEAFAIETVTASLDDEDMEEFEV is encoded by the coding sequence GCTGGCCGACAGCGCACCGCCGGTGGTGCTGACTCACGGCCAGGCAAGCAATGTTTTGCGGGCGGCGCTCGAACTGTCAGCGACTGCACCGACGGTGCTGGAGCTGGCCGACGCCCGTGATTGGGATTCGCTCCCGGCAGACAACCTCGATCCTCACTCGATCGGCCTGACACCCCGTCACCTGGCTTACGTGATCTACACCTCCGGCTCTACCGGCACCCCGAAAGGCGTGATGGTCGAGCATCGCGGACTGGTCGCCGTGAGCGCCGACTGGGCCCGGCTCTATGGATTGGGCGAGCCGATCAACCACCTGCAAATGGCCGGTTTTTCCTTCGATGTGTTCAGCGCGGATCTGATCCGTGCGCTGGGTTTTGGCGGTACGCTGGTGCTGTGCCCACGGGACACCCTGATGGACCCGCCGGCCCTGTATCGTCTGATGCGCGAGGCGCAGATTGGCTTTGCCGACTTCGTGCCGGCGCTGCTCAATCCGCTGTTGGCGTGGGTCGAAGAGACCGGCCACGACCTGTCGTTCCTGCGCACCGTGGTCTGCGGCTCCGACATCTGGACCGCCCACAGCGCGCGGCAATTGCGCAGGCTGTGCGGTGATCGCGTGCAGATCGTCCAGGCCTACGGCGTGACCGAAGCGAGCATCGACAGCACCTGTTTCGAGCTAACCGAAAGCAGCCAGATTGACGCGGTGTTGCCTATTGGCCGGGCACTGCCCAATACCCGGATTCACCTGCTCGACACTGACGGCGCACCGGTTGCCGAGGGCGTCGCAGGCGAGCTGTACATCGGCGGCGTCGGCGTGGCGCGCGGTTATCTGAACCTGCCGCAACTGACCGCCGAGCGCTTTATCGACAGCCCGTTCGTGGCGGGTGAACGCCTTTACCGCACCGGGGATCTGGCGCGTTACCGGGCCGACGGCCAACTGGAGTTCCTTGGCCGCAACGATTCCCAGGCCAAATTGCGCGGCCTGCGTCTGGAACTGGGGGAAATCGAAACCCGGCTGGCGGACATCCCGGGCGTGCGCGAAAGCGTGGTGTTGCTGCGCCAGGACAGTCCCGGTGAACCGCGATTGGTCGCCTACTACTGCGAAAAACCAGACTCAACGCTGAGCCCGCGCTTACTGCGCGAACAGCTGCATATCAGCCTGCCGGATTACATGGTGCCGACCGCTTTCGTGCGTCTCGATGCAATGCCGCTGACCGCCAACGGCAAGGTCGATCGGCCAAATCTGCCGGCGCCGGACGTTGAGGCGTTCGATCAGCAGGACTATCAAGCCCCCAAAGGCTCGCTGGAAACCGCACTCGCCGCGATCTGGGCCGACGTGCTCGGCGTCGAGCAGGTCGGGCGTCAGGATCAGTTCTTCGCCCTCGGCGGTCACTCGCTGCTGGTGATGCGGGTGCTGGCGCAGGTTCGCCACACGCTGGGGCTGGAAGTGGCGCCTTCGACGCTGTTTGCCGCGCCGGTTCTGGCGGAGTTTGCCGAACGGCTGCAAGCCAGTCAGGCGGCGGCTCGTCCGGCCATCACAGCCCTTGAACGCTCGGGCGCGCAAACGTTGTCGTCTGCTCAGCAGCGCCTGTGGTTTCTGGCACAAATGGAGGGTGGCAACGCTGCCTATCACATGCCGTTGAACCTGCGTTTGCGCGGTTCGCTGGACGTGCCGGCACTCGAACGCAGCTTCAACCAACTGGTGGCGCGCCATGCTGCGCTACGTACGACGTTCATTGCTGTTGAAGGGGAAGGGCGGCAATTGGTTTTGCCGCCTGCGCACAGTGTCCGGCTGACGGTGACCGACGTGCAGGGGCACGATGCGCAAGAGCGCCTGACCCGCTTGATCGACGAGGAAGGCGCACGACCGTTCGACCTGAGCCGGGGCCCGCTGATGCGGGTCAGCCTGCTGCGGCTGGCGGTGGATGACCATGTGTTGCTGCTGACCCAGCACCACATCATCTCCGATGGCTGGTCGATGGGCGTGCTCACCCGCGAGCTGGGGCAGCTGTACGCAGCGGCGTTGCAGGATCGCGACGATCCGCTGCCGCCCTTGCCGGTGCAGTACGTGGATTACGCGGTGTGGCAAAAGCAATGGCTGTCCGGCGACGTGCTGGAGCAGCAAAGCCGTTACTGGCGTGAAACCCTCACGGGCGCGCCGGTATTGCTGGAGTTGCCGACCGATCACAAGCGTCCGCCCGTGCAGGATTACCTCGGTGGCTTTGTTCCATTGGTCTTCGACGAAGCGTTGACCGCGCGATTGAAAGCCCTGGGCATGCAGCAAGGCACCACGCTGTTCATGACTCTGCTGGCCGGGTTTTCATTGCTGTTGTCGCGTCTGTCCGGGCAAAGCGACGTAGTGATCGGCGTGCCATCGGCCAACCGTCCGCAACAGGAACTGGAAGGGCTGATCGGTTTCTTCGTCAATACGTTGGCTCTGCGGATGACCCGATCAGGTGCGCCGTCGGTGGCGCAATGGCTGCAACAGGCGCGGCGAGTGGCGCTGGACGCTCAGGAGCATCAAGACCTGCCGTTCGAGCAAGTGGTGGAATTGCTCAACCCGCCGCGCAGCCTGGCCCACAGTCCGCTGTTCCAGGTGCTGTTTGCCTGGGAGCAGGATCAGGATTCCGACCTGCTGCTGACCGGGCTCGACGTTACGCCGGTCGAGAGCAGCCATCACGTGGCCAAGTTCGATCTGCAACTGGCGCTCAGTGAGCGCGACGGGCAGATCGTCGGTGGTCTGGAATATGCCTCGGGCCTGTTCGAGCGCGGCACTGTCGAGCAGTTCGGCGAGTACCTGCGTCGGGTGCTGACGCAGATGGTCGAGGACAGCCAGCAGTCGCTGGCGAGGATCAAGCTGCTGAGCGCCGAGCAACATCAGCAGATCGTTCATGACTGGAACCGCACCGCGCGGGATACCGCGTCGTTGCCCGGTTGCGTGGCGCGCTTCGAAACCCTTGCCCGGCAAACGCCCGATGCCGTGGCGTTGCTCGCTGACCGTGAGCAAATGAGTTATGGCGAACTGAATCGTGCCGCCAACCGCCTCGCGCATTACCTGATCGAACAAGGCGTCGGCCCCGAGCATCGCGTCGGCCTGTGCCTGGAACGCTCGCCACAAATGGTCATCGGCCTGCTGGCGATCCTCAAGGCTGGCGCTGCGTACGTGCCGTTTGACCCGGCTTACCCGAGCGAACGTCTGGCATTCATGTTCAGCGATGCGGCGCCGACCATGCTGCTGACCCAGTCGAGCCTGATGGCCGGGCTGCCGGCCAACGGGGCGAAAATCTGCTGCCTGGACACTGACGCATCGCATTGGGCACAGCACCCGGCGGATGATCCGCACGTCACGGTGAGCCCGGAACACCTCGGCTACGTGCTCTACACCTCCGGCTCCACCGGACGCCCGAAAGGCGTGGCCCACAGCCGTCGCGCGCTGGACAACCTGATTGCCTGGCAACTCGATCAAGCCGCAGCACCGCAGCGTGTGCTGCAATTCGCCTCGCTGAACTTCGACGTTTCGTTCCAGGAAATCTGCAGCACCCTCTGCCAGGGCGGCAGCCTGTTGCTGATGACCGAAGACAGCCGCAAGGACCTCGCCGCACTGCGCCCGACCCTGGTGGCCGAAGGCGTGCAGCGGGCGTTCCTGCCGTTCGCCGTATTGCAGCAACTGGCCGGCCTGACCGAGGCCGATGCGCCGATGCCGGCCGGCGGTTGCGAGATCATCACCGCCGGTGAAGCCCTGCAAATCAATGACGAGCTGCGTGGCTTTGTCCGTGGGCTCGGCGGTGCGCAGTTGCATAACCAGTACGGGCCGACCGAAACCCATGTGGTCAGCCAGTTCAGCCTCGACTGCAACGACGCCGAGTCTTGGCCGGACGCGCCGCCCATTGGCCGTCCCATCGCCAACGCGCGGCTGTACGTGCTGGACGAGCACTTGAATCCGGTCCCGGTCGGTGTGGCGGGCGAGTTGTACATCGCTGGCGCCTGCCTGGCCCGAGGGTATCTGAACCGTCCGGACCTGACCGCCGAACGCTTCCTGCCGGACCCGTTCAGTGCCGAGCCGGGCGCGCGGATGTACCGCAGCGGCGACCTCGCGAAATTCCAGGCCGACGGCAACGTGCAATACCTGGGGCGCATCGACCAGCAGGTGAAACTGCGCGGCTTCCGCATCGAACTCGGTGAGATCGACAGTCTGTTGCATCAGCAACCCGGCGTTCAGGAAGCCGCCGTGTTGCTGCGCGAAGACGTGGCCGGAGACAAGCGCCTGGTGGCCTACGTGGTCGGCACCGCGACCAGCGAATCCCTTCGCGCCGAACTGCAACGCCAGTTGCCCGAACACATGATCCCGAGTGCCTGGGTCCGGCTCTCGCATTTGCCGCTGACCCGCAACGGCAAGCTCGACCGTCAGGCGCTGCCGGCACCGGAACGCAGCGCCGGGGCGACTTACGAAGCGCCGCGCAACGACACCGAACGGCAAATGGCCGAGATCTGGGCCGAAGTGCTCAAGTGCGAACGGGTCGGCATCCACGACAACTTCTTCGACCTCGGCGGCCACTCGCTGCTGGCGACGCGGATGATCTACGCGATCAACCAGCGCATGGGCGCGCAACTGTCCCTGAGCAGCTTGTTCCAGACTCCGGTGTTGCGGGATCTGGCGGCGCGGGTCTCGCGTGAAGATCAGAGCGTTGAACCGGCATTCATCCAGATCGAGCCGGATCGCGGCAATCGGCATGAACCATTCCCTCTGACCGATATCCAGCAAGCGTACTGGTTCGGTCGCGAGGCCACGGTCAGCCTCGGCGGCGTCAGTGCCCACGGCTACGAAGAACTGCGCATTCCCGAATTCGACGCCGAACGTTTCGAGCTGGCCTTGAATCGCATGATCCAGCGCCACGACATGCTGCGCGTGGTGTTCCTCAGCGACGGCACGCAACAGGTGCTGGCGCAGGTGCCGACCTATCGCATGCCGCGCAGCGATTTGCGCGGTTTGCCCGCCGATGTGGCGCAACGCACGCTGGAAGCGACCCGCGAACGCCAGTCCCATCAGGTGCTGGACGCCAGTCGCTGGCCGCTGTTCGAGTTCAGCCTGTCGCTACTCGATGACGGCATCACCCATTTGCACATCAGCCTCGACGCGCTGATCGTCGACGCCGCGAGCACGCAGATTCTCGCCCGCGAACTGATGGCGTTCTACCTCGATCCCGCGCTTGAGCTGGCGGAACCGGGCCTGACCTTCCGCGACTATGTGCTGGCCGAACAGCAGCTGCGCAATGGCCGCCGCTACGAGCAGGCGCTGGGCTACTGGCGTGAACGGGTGACTACGTTGGCCCCGGCGCCAGACCTGCCGCTGGTACGCCAACCCGAAAGCATTGCCAACCCGCACTTCACCCGCCGCGACCGCGACATGTCGGCCGCGCAGTGGGCGCAGCTCAAAGCCGTGGCCAAGCAGTTTGCGGTGACGCCGTCGGTGATGCTGCTGACCGCGTTCAGCGAAGTGCTGGCGCTGTGGAGCCGCACCCCGCGTTTCACCCTGAGCCTGCCGCTGTTCAACCGCATGCCGCTACACCCGGATGTCGACGAGATCATCGGCGACTTCACCTCACTGGTACTGCTGGAAGTCGGCATCGACGGAACACAAACCTTCACCGACAAGGCCCGCGCGGTGCAGGCGCAACTGTGGCGCGACATCGACCATTCGGTGGTCAGCGGTGTGCGAGTGTTGCGCGAATTGTCCCAGGCTCGGGGCGTGCAGCAGACCGCGATGCCGATCGTGTTCAACAGCACGCTGTCGGAAGCAGCGCCGGAGCTGGCCGAGTTCAACCTGGCTGACGCGTTGAATGCCAAACACATGCACAGCATCACTCAGACTCCGCAGGTATGGCTCGACCACACGTTGCTGGAGCTGGAAGGGCGCCTGTTGTTCAACTGGGACAGCATCGACGAGCTTTTCCCGCAAGGCATGATCGAGCAGATGTTCGTCGCCTATAACTCCCTGCTCGACAGCCTCTGCGAGCCGGCAGCCTGGGGCGCGAACACGCCACAGATGCTGCCGCAGGCACGCTTGCCGGCACCGGTCGACCAGCAGCAAACGCTGCCATTGATGCACGAACTGTTCGAACGTCAGGCCCTCGCCACACCGGATGCATTGGCGGTGATCGGTGCGCGACAGCTGACGTACGCTCAACTGCGCAACGAGGCCCGGCAACTCGGCTCCCGACTGCAAGCGCAGGGCGTGCTGCCGAACCGCTTGGTGGCGGTGGTGATGGAGCGCGGTTGGGAGCAATTGGTCGCAACGCTGGCGATTCTGTACGCCGGCGGCGCTTACCTGCCGATCGAACCGAGTCAGCCGGCGGAACGGCTGCGGCATATTCTGGAGCGGGCCGAGGCGAGCCTGGTCCTGACCCAACCGGCGCTGCTCGACAGGATCGAATGGCCGGCGCACGTCACGGCCATCGCGGTCACCGATGAAGTCTCGAACGATGAACTGCCACTGCAACCGGTGCAGGTGGACGAAAGCGACCTGGCTTACGTGATCTACACCTCCGGCTCCACCGGTCAGCCGAAAGGCGTGGTGATCGACCATCGCGGTGCGGTCAACACCTTGCTCGACATCAACCGGCGCTTTGCTGTCGGCCCGACCGACCGCGTATTGGCGATCTCGTCGCTGAGCTTCGACCTGTCGGTTTACGACTTCTTCGGCACGTTGGCCGTGGGCGCGGCAGTGGTCATCCTCGACCCGCAACTGACCCTCGATCCTGCGCACTGGCTGGCGTTGATCGAACGTCATCGGGTCAGCCTGTGGAACTCGGTGCCGGCGCTGCTCGGCATGCTGGTCGAGTACGTGGAGGGTGAGGGCGGTGCGCTACCTGCCAGCCTGCGGGTGGCGATGCTGTCCGGCGACTGGATTCCCCTGACGTTGCCCGAGCGGGCCTGGGCCTTGCAGCCGGATTTGCAACTGATCAGCCTGGGCGGTGCCACCGAAGCGTCGATCTGGTCGATCTGCTACCCGGTGCAACAGGTCGACCCGGCCTGGCGCAGCATTCCCTACGGCAAGGCCCTCGATCATCAGCGCTTCTACGTGCTGGATGAAGCGCTGCAAGTGCGCCCGACCTGGGTCGCGGGGCAGCTGTACATCGGCGGCATCGGTCTGGCGAAAGGTTACTGGCGCGATGAAAAACTCAGCGCGGGCAGTTTCTTCGCTCATCCACTGACCGGCGAACGGCTGTATCGCACCGGCGACCTGGGCCGTTTACTGCCCGACGGCAACATCGAATTCCTCGGTCGCGAAGACAATCAGGTCAAGGTCCAGGGCTATCGCATCGAACTGGGCGAGATCGAAGCCGCGCTCAATCGCCACCCCGGCGTGCAGAGCGCGGTGGTGCGGATTCTTGGCAGCACGCTGGGCGAGAAGCGTCTGGCGGGTTACGTGCTCAAGGCCGATCCGGCGTTGCAGGCCAGCGACTTCAGCGCGTACCTGAGCGACAAACTGCCGGCCTACATGATTCCGCCGTCGTTCACGTTCGTCGAGGCCTGGCCGTTGTCGTCCAACGGCAAGGTCGACAAGAAACGCCTGCCGGAGCCTGAGCAAATCGAGGAGCAAGGACCGGCGCTGGAAGTCGAGGGCCCGCAGGAACAGCGGCTGGTGGAAATCGTGCAGGGCGTGCTCAAGCGCGAATCCATCGCCGCCAACGCCAACCTGCTGAACCTCGGCGCAACGTCGATCGATATCGTCCGGATCAGCAACGCGTTGTCTGGCGCCTTGCAGTTCCGCCCGCACGTGGCACAACTGCTGGCCCAGCCGACGTTGCTGCACCTGCTCGGCATGTACCGCCAGAACCGGGCGCGTCAGGATCTGATCGGCAACGTGCAGCAGGCCCCGGAGCCCGTGCAGGACATTATCGAAGATCCCCAGCAGCGGGCGCAGTTCAAAGCCGAACAGCGTGGGCGCCGTGACTTCGCTCAAGCCCTGCCGGCAGTGGCATTGGATCTGCCGCAAGACCCGGCCTTCGCCCGGCGTTTGAGCGATTACCGCTCGGTGCGTCAATACGATCGGCAACCGATCGCCACCCAGGCCTTTGCCCATGTATTGGCGGCACTGGCCCAGGGGCAACTCGACGGCGAGGTGAAATACCAGTTCCCGTCGGCGGGTGGCCTTTACCCGATTCAGGCGTACCTCTACGTCAAGCCGGATCGCGTGCTCGGCGTGCCCGGCGGCGCGTATTACTACGATCCCCGCCAGCATCGCTTGCTGGCGCTCCAGAGCGGAGCGCTCGACCCGGACACCTACGACTATTTCGTCAACCGACCGGTGTACGAGAACGCCGCGTTCTCGCTGTTCTTCATCGCCGACATGGCCGCGATTCGCCCGCTGTATGGCGAGCGCAGCCGCGACTTCTGCCACATCGAAAGCGGCGCCATGGCCCAGTTGCTGAGCATGACCGCCGTCGAGCACGGCCTGGGCCTGTGCGGTATCGGCTCGGTCGAGGAACAGCAACTGACGACGTTGTTCGATCTGGGGCCAAGCCATGAATTGATCTACTCGATGATCGGCGGGCTGCGCACGGCCGATGAACAACACCGCGCGCGGGTCGAGGCGTTTGCCATCGAGACTGTGACCGCCAGCCTGGACGACGAAGACATGGAGGAGTTCGAAGTATGA